The Caproicibacterium amylolyticum genome includes the window AAAAACATAATTCCCTTTGCTGTCCATGATAATGGGCAGCGTATCCAGCCATTTTTCACCGCGCTTTTCCAATAGGTTAATCAGCCGCAGAATCGTGGCATTTTCGGTTGCGGCAGTCATGTAGGCGTGGTCAAACTGCAGGGCATACCCGGTTTTGTTGGTGGCAAGGCCGACACCGCTTTTGTCCACGATTTCACCGCGGTTAGTCGGCATGGTGACCAATGTACTGCTGCTTTTGTCGGCTTCTTCCACAGCAGTGGAGCCCTCTATAATCTGCCACTGAAACAGACGGCCGACAAAAACGGCCGCCAGCAGCAGGGAAACGGAGGCGCATGTAACGTAGCGCCCGATATTGGTATGCTTCTTTCTTGGACGGCGGTGCATAAGCGAAACCTCCTGATTCTTGATGTAATGTTAGCTGACCGGCTGAATCCGCAGCGCAAACAGGCGGTTCAGCGCGTAAATTGGGAAAACAAGTGCAACGGAGTACAGAAAACGCGGAATATAGTGCTGTACAAAGGCGTAGGCGGGGTCTGAATAACCCAGGGAAATGTAAAATAACAGCCATTGCAGCAGTACGGTAATGCCCATAGCAATGCAGCAGATGACGAATGCGGTCATCACATTTGTCTGCAGCAAATCCCGCGCAAGGTAGCTGACGATAAAGCACACCACCGCCAGAATCATGGCGTGCATCCCCAAAATCCCGCTGTCCATACCAGTATCGATCAGCAGTCCGCAAAGAATACCGAGAGTGGTAGCTTCTGTCTGCGGTTCAAACAGCGCAATGGTAACAGCGACCGGAACCAGCAGCACCGGACGGGCGTAGTGGATTTCCGGCAGTACGCCGGGGGCTTCCTGCAGGATGAACAGCAGGACGATTTCAAATATATAGGCAAGGTAGCGGAGCAGTTTACTGTATTTCATTTGGAGGCCCCGCTTGCGGAGGAACTGTTCTGGCTGGCAGTTTCCTTTGCTG containing:
- the mreD gene encoding rod shape-determining protein MreD — encoded protein: MKYSKLLRYLAYIFEIVLLFILQEAPGVLPEIHYARPVLLVPVAVTIALFEPQTEATTLGILCGLLIDTGMDSGILGMHAMILAVVCFIVSYLARDLLQTNVMTAFVICCIAMGITVLLQWLLFYISLGYSDPAYAFVQHYIPRFLYSVALVFPIYALNRLFALRIQPVS